The Primulina eburnea isolate SZY01 chromosome 6, ASM2296580v1, whole genome shotgun sequence genome contains a region encoding:
- the LOC140835106 gene encoding uncharacterized protein isoform X2, which translates to MLTALTFSELTPPIPCPLMMSILEEFHRTLYISVWPGLFVSPYILEPFVCQMKNLTPVHDELSFKRKHDEWNKLIVEEGTTLMTMLKEVDFELHVQEPFFSQLSDGLKIVEGRCAVGVYRRIKPGGVILLNKCVMFQVQDVHQYASFHDLLEAESLEKVLPGVKSIEEGVQIYRAFYSEEKESSNGVIAICVRKPTSQLYQIMKSIIQGLSYVGIQRLLGFVHSVGTVPELLPPPPSTLLSTFLELHNPHVKSSTLTAGARALAKHASRSSKGYWGTLRGSDSEKNRHSLDVISCLLSHCTWLNIHIVPPHGIVLEIRIAEGYGARWSEDGTKFIGFLEPYMVDGFLKGWKH; encoded by the exons ATGCTTACTGCGCTAACCTTCTCAGAGCTGACCCCTCCGATCCCCTGCCCACTAATGATG AGCATTTTAGAGGAATTCCATCGTACCCTTTATATAAGCGTGTGGCCCGGTCTCTTTGTCAGTCCATATATTCTGGAGCCTTTTGTGTGTCAAATGAAGAACTTGACACCAGTGCATGATGAGTTGTCCTTCAAGAGGAAACATGACGAATGGAATAAGCTGATTGTGGAAGAGGGTACCACTTTAATGACA aTGCTGAAAGAAGTGGACTTTGAGCTTCACGTGCAGGAGCCTTTCTTTTCCCAGCTCAGCG ATGGACTAAAAATTGTTGAAGGAAGGTGTGCTGTTGGTGTCTACAGAAG AATCAAGCCTGGCGGTGTAATTCTGCTCAACAAATGTGTGATGTTTCAAGTTCAG GATGTCCACCAATATGCTTCATTTCATGATCTGTTGGAAGCAGAGAGTCTTGAAAAAGTTCTTCCAGGAGTAAAAAGTATTGAAGAAG GTGTGCAAATCTATAGAGCCTTTTACTCTGAAGAGAAGGAAAGTTCAAACGGTGTCATTGCTATATGTGTCAGAAAACCAACTTCCCAGCTATACCAAATAATGAAGTCCATTATTCAA GGACTGAGCTATGTAGGAATTCAAAGACTACTGGGCTTTGTCCATTCTGTCGGAACAGTTCCTGAACTACTTCCTCCCCCACCATCCACTCTGCTCTCCACCTTTTTGGAACTACATAATCCACAT gTAAAAAGTTCAACCTTGACAGCTGGTGCCAGGGCCCTAGCAAAGCATGCCAGTAGAAGCAGCAAAGGATACTGGGGTACCTTACGTGGAAGTG ATTCTGAAAAAAATAGGCACTCTCTGGATGTCATCAGTTGCTTATTGAGTCATTGTACCTGGCTAAACATTCATATCGTTCCACCTCATGGAATCGTGTTAGAGATCAGAATTGCTGAAGGTTATGGTGCACGATGGTCTGAAGATGGGACTAAA TTCATAGGATTTCTTGAGCCATATATGGTGGATGGTTTCTTGAAGGGCTGGAAGCATTAG
- the LOC140835106 gene encoding uncharacterized protein isoform X5 — MLTALTFSELTPPIPCPLMMSILEEFHRTLYISVWPGLFVSPYILEPFVCQMKNLTPVHDELSFKRKHDEWNKLIVEEGTTLMTMLKEVDFELHVQEPFFSQLSDGLKIVEGRCAVGVYRRIKPGGVILLNKCVMFQVQDVHQYASFHDLLEAESLEKVLPGVKSIEEGVQIYRAFYSEEKESSNGVIAICVRKPTSQLYQIMKSIIQGLSYVGIQRLLGFVHSVGTVPELLPPPPSTLLSTFLELHNPHVKSSTLTAGARALAKHASRSSKGYWGTLRGSVHRIS, encoded by the exons ATGCTTACTGCGCTAACCTTCTCAGAGCTGACCCCTCCGATCCCCTGCCCACTAATGATG AGCATTTTAGAGGAATTCCATCGTACCCTTTATATAAGCGTGTGGCCCGGTCTCTTTGTCAGTCCATATATTCTGGAGCCTTTTGTGTGTCAAATGAAGAACTTGACACCAGTGCATGATGAGTTGTCCTTCAAGAGGAAACATGACGAATGGAATAAGCTGATTGTGGAAGAGGGTACCACTTTAATGACA aTGCTGAAAGAAGTGGACTTTGAGCTTCACGTGCAGGAGCCTTTCTTTTCCCAGCTCAGCG ATGGACTAAAAATTGTTGAAGGAAGGTGTGCTGTTGGTGTCTACAGAAG AATCAAGCCTGGCGGTGTAATTCTGCTCAACAAATGTGTGATGTTTCAAGTTCAG GATGTCCACCAATATGCTTCATTTCATGATCTGTTGGAAGCAGAGAGTCTTGAAAAAGTTCTTCCAGGAGTAAAAAGTATTGAAGAAG GTGTGCAAATCTATAGAGCCTTTTACTCTGAAGAGAAGGAAAGTTCAAACGGTGTCATTGCTATATGTGTCAGAAAACCAACTTCCCAGCTATACCAAATAATGAAGTCCATTATTCAA GGACTGAGCTATGTAGGAATTCAAAGACTACTGGGCTTTGTCCATTCTGTCGGAACAGTTCCTGAACTACTTCCTCCCCCACCATCCACTCTGCTCTCCACCTTTTTGGAACTACATAATCCACAT gTAAAAAGTTCAACCTTGACAGCTGGTGCCAGGGCCCTAGCAAAGCATGCCAGTAGAAGCAGCAAAGGATACTGGGGTACCTTACGTGGAAGTG TTCATAGGATTTCTTGA
- the LOC140835106 gene encoding uncharacterized protein isoform X6 has product MLTALTFSELTPPIPCPLMMSILEEFHRTLYISVWPGLFVSPYILEPFVCQMKNLTPVHDELSFKRKHDEWNKLIVEEGTTLMTMLKEVDFELHVQEPFFSQLSDGLKIVEGRCAVGVYRRIKPGGVILLNKCVMFQVQDVHQYASFHDLLEAESLEKVLPGVKSIEEGVQIYRAFYSEEKESSNGVIAICVRKPTSQLYQIMKSIIQGLSYVGIQRLLGFVHSVGTVPELLPPPPSTLLSTFLELHNPHVKSSTLTAGARALAKHASRSSKGYWGTLRGSVS; this is encoded by the exons ATGCTTACTGCGCTAACCTTCTCAGAGCTGACCCCTCCGATCCCCTGCCCACTAATGATG AGCATTTTAGAGGAATTCCATCGTACCCTTTATATAAGCGTGTGGCCCGGTCTCTTTGTCAGTCCATATATTCTGGAGCCTTTTGTGTGTCAAATGAAGAACTTGACACCAGTGCATGATGAGTTGTCCTTCAAGAGGAAACATGACGAATGGAATAAGCTGATTGTGGAAGAGGGTACCACTTTAATGACA aTGCTGAAAGAAGTGGACTTTGAGCTTCACGTGCAGGAGCCTTTCTTTTCCCAGCTCAGCG ATGGACTAAAAATTGTTGAAGGAAGGTGTGCTGTTGGTGTCTACAGAAG AATCAAGCCTGGCGGTGTAATTCTGCTCAACAAATGTGTGATGTTTCAAGTTCAG GATGTCCACCAATATGCTTCATTTCATGATCTGTTGGAAGCAGAGAGTCTTGAAAAAGTTCTTCCAGGAGTAAAAAGTATTGAAGAAG GTGTGCAAATCTATAGAGCCTTTTACTCTGAAGAGAAGGAAAGTTCAAACGGTGTCATTGCTATATGTGTCAGAAAACCAACTTCCCAGCTATACCAAATAATGAAGTCCATTATTCAA GGACTGAGCTATGTAGGAATTCAAAGACTACTGGGCTTTGTCCATTCTGTCGGAACAGTTCCTGAACTACTTCCTCCCCCACCATCCACTCTGCTCTCCACCTTTTTGGAACTACATAATCCACAT gTAAAAAGTTCAACCTTGACAGCTGGTGCCAGGGCCCTAGCAAAGCATGCCAGTAGAAGCAGCAAAGGATACTGGGGTACCTTACGTGGAAGTG TGTCATAG
- the LOC140835108 gene encoding uncharacterized protein: MASSTGAFKEGTQQGHSSVSPYNGGSVSGEWGVPTFQHQQTISMEWTPEEQTMLEEGLAKYASESNIIQYAKIAVQLNNKTVRDVALRCRWMTKKEITKRRKDDFNVRKSKERKEKVIDSSAKPSRFAIQSGFSHASGMASDSYDDGISYNDVTGVTQRLIQQNSWALKQISSNLSAHQIHENIGLLNQARENLYKISNNLNVMDSTMKKMPPLPKVNEELASTILPPSTFPIR, from the exons ATGGCTAGTTCAACTGGGGCGTTTAAAGAAGGGACACAACAAGGGCATAGCTCCGTTTCTCCATACAATGGAGGCTCGGTTAGTGGGGAGTGGGGTGTGCCGACTTTTCAGCATCAACAGACAATTTCTATGGAGTGGACTCCTGAGGAACAAACTATGTTGGAGGAAGGTTTGGCCAA atatgcctccgagtcAAACATTATCCAGTATGCAAAGATCGCTGTGCAGCTAAATAACAAGACAGTTCGCGATGTTGCATTGCGCTGCAGATGGATGACG aagaaagaaatcaccAAGAGAAGGAAAGATGATTTCAATGTAAGGAAAAGTAAAGAAAGAAAG gAAAAGGTTATTGATTCTTCAGCAAAGCCTTCTCGCTTCGCCATCCAGTCGGGTTTTTCTCATGCTTCAGGAATGGCTTCTGATAGCTATGATGATGGCATATCATACAATG ATGTCACTGGTGTCACTCAACGGCTTATTCAGCAAAATTCTTGGGCCCTTAAACAGATATCGTCGAATCTTTCTGCTCATCAG ATACATGAAAACATTGGACTTCTGAATCAAGCGCGAGAAAACCTTTACAAAATATCGAACAA CTTGAACGTCATGGACTCGACGATGAAGAAGATGCCTCCGCTCCCTAAAGTGAACGAAGAGTTAGCCAGTACCATTCTTCCACCCTCGACTTTCCCCATTCGTTGA
- the LOC140835106 gene encoding uncharacterized protein isoform X7, which translates to MLTALTFSELTPPIPCPLMMSILEEFHRTLYISVWPGLFVSPYILEPFVCQMKNLTPVHDELSFKRKHDEWNKLIVEEGTTLMTMLKEVDFELHVQEPFFSQLSDGLKIVEGRCAVGVYRRIKPGGVILLNKCVMFQVQDVHQYASFHDLLEAESLEKVLPGVKSIEEGVQIYRAFYSEEKESSNGVIAICVRKPTSQLYQIMKSIIQGLSYVGIQRLLGFVHSVGTVPELLPPPPSTLLSTFLELHNPHLVPGP; encoded by the exons ATGCTTACTGCGCTAACCTTCTCAGAGCTGACCCCTCCGATCCCCTGCCCACTAATGATG AGCATTTTAGAGGAATTCCATCGTACCCTTTATATAAGCGTGTGGCCCGGTCTCTTTGTCAGTCCATATATTCTGGAGCCTTTTGTGTGTCAAATGAAGAACTTGACACCAGTGCATGATGAGTTGTCCTTCAAGAGGAAACATGACGAATGGAATAAGCTGATTGTGGAAGAGGGTACCACTTTAATGACA aTGCTGAAAGAAGTGGACTTTGAGCTTCACGTGCAGGAGCCTTTCTTTTCCCAGCTCAGCG ATGGACTAAAAATTGTTGAAGGAAGGTGTGCTGTTGGTGTCTACAGAAG AATCAAGCCTGGCGGTGTAATTCTGCTCAACAAATGTGTGATGTTTCAAGTTCAG GATGTCCACCAATATGCTTCATTTCATGATCTGTTGGAAGCAGAGAGTCTTGAAAAAGTTCTTCCAGGAGTAAAAAGTATTGAAGAAG GTGTGCAAATCTATAGAGCCTTTTACTCTGAAGAGAAGGAAAGTTCAAACGGTGTCATTGCTATATGTGTCAGAAAACCAACTTCCCAGCTATACCAAATAATGAAGTCCATTATTCAA GGACTGAGCTATGTAGGAATTCAAAGACTACTGGGCTTTGTCCATTCTGTCGGAACAGTTCCTGAACTACTTCCTCCCCCACCATCCACTCTGCTCTCCACCTTTTTGGAACTACATAATCCACAT CTGGTGCCAGGGCCCTAG
- the LOC140835106 gene encoding uncharacterized protein isoform X4 yields MKNLTPVHDELSFKRKHDEWNKLIVEEGTTLMTMLKEVDFELHVQEPFFSQLSDGLKIVEGRCAVGVYRRIKPGGVILLNKCVMFQVQDVHQYASFHDLLEAESLEKVLPGVKSIEEGVQIYRAFYSEEKESSNGVIAICVRKPTSQLYQIMKSIIQGLSYVGIQRLLGFVHSVGTVPELLPPPPSTLLSTFLELHNPHVKSSTLTAGARALAKHASRSSKGYWGTLRGSDSEKNRHSLDVISCLLSHCTWLNIHIVPPHGIVLEIRIAEGYGARWSEDGTKVYDFIGFLEPYMVDGFLKGWKH; encoded by the exons ATGAAGAACTTGACACCAGTGCATGATGAGTTGTCCTTCAAGAGGAAACATGACGAATGGAATAAGCTGATTGTGGAAGAGGGTACCACTTTAATGACA aTGCTGAAAGAAGTGGACTTTGAGCTTCACGTGCAGGAGCCTTTCTTTTCCCAGCTCAGCG ATGGACTAAAAATTGTTGAAGGAAGGTGTGCTGTTGGTGTCTACAGAAG AATCAAGCCTGGCGGTGTAATTCTGCTCAACAAATGTGTGATGTTTCAAGTTCAG GATGTCCACCAATATGCTTCATTTCATGATCTGTTGGAAGCAGAGAGTCTTGAAAAAGTTCTTCCAGGAGTAAAAAGTATTGAAGAAG GTGTGCAAATCTATAGAGCCTTTTACTCTGAAGAGAAGGAAAGTTCAAACGGTGTCATTGCTATATGTGTCAGAAAACCAACTTCCCAGCTATACCAAATAATGAAGTCCATTATTCAA GGACTGAGCTATGTAGGAATTCAAAGACTACTGGGCTTTGTCCATTCTGTCGGAACAGTTCCTGAACTACTTCCTCCCCCACCATCCACTCTGCTCTCCACCTTTTTGGAACTACATAATCCACAT gTAAAAAGTTCAACCTTGACAGCTGGTGCCAGGGCCCTAGCAAAGCATGCCAGTAGAAGCAGCAAAGGATACTGGGGTACCTTACGTGGAAGTG ATTCTGAAAAAAATAGGCACTCTCTGGATGTCATCAGTTGCTTATTGAGTCATTGTACCTGGCTAAACATTCATATCGTTCCACCTCATGGAATCGTGTTAGAGATCAGAATTGCTGAAGGTTATGGTGCACGATGGTCTGAAGATGGGACTAAAGTATACGAT TTCATAGGATTTCTTGAGCCATATATGGTGGATGGTTTCTTGAAGGGCTGGAAGCATTAG
- the LOC140835109 gene encoding uncharacterized protein, with amino-acid sequence MSSSTYLPLRFAFIFSLSLAGAGATFTKTRLNLVNIDALSPPSKPKATVSDLLSLLSTPQKFHSVNSQVAQDIWSCFKFLAPFPPYNETLSTRRSLSSKTIFSSNRSEEDIDYLILSPPEPLFELARLAVDSGGDPGAIQRALDPTILPVPDVEGSNEDRCELTRTPYGRHFINEELNSYIEFLFEIIVERGPRVGLNVSLSRYDLFHGHLFLAADSGRLGILFHAREYPAYDKEVFPFNMGYCQVGSHVAYDDSMNLRNILWLAPLPSNSTKAWLAPGVLVVLDAHPEGIIYQDLIPDYVQIARTLYEDDFGEVVVDVNYLNVGTDVPKFQVFLC; translated from the exons ATGAGCAGCTCAACGTATCTCCCACTCAGATTTGCCTTCATCTTCTCCCTCTCCCTCGCCGGCGCCGGCGCCACCTTCACCAAAACCCGTCTCAATCTCGTTAATATTGACGCTCTCTCTCCGCCATCTAAGCCCAAAGCCACTGTGTCGGACTTGCTTTCTCTACTGAGCACACCACAGAAGTTTCATTCCGTCAACTCACAGGTTGCACAAGACATTTGGTCATGCTTCAAATTCCTTGCGCCATTTCCTCCCTATAACGAAACACTATCAACTAGGCGATCGCTGAGTTCAAAGACAATTTTTTCGTCGAATCGGAGCGAAGAGGATATCGATTATCTGATTTTGTCGCCGCCGGAGCCATTATTCGAGCTTGCTAGGCTCGCCGTTGACTCTGGCGGAGACCCGGGGGCTATTCAACGAGCTCTGGATCCAACCATTCTCCCT GTTCCTGATGTTGAAGGATCGAATGAAGATCGATGTGAACTTACCAGAACTCCTTACGGGAGACATTTTATAAACGAA GAGTTGAATTCTTACATTGAATTTTTGTTCGAAATTATAGTCGAGCGGGGTCCTAGGGTAGGGCTGAATGTTTCTTTGAGTCGCTATGACTTGTTCCATGGTCACCTTTTCCTTGCTGCAGATTCTGGAAGGCTTGGTATACT ATTTCATGCGAGAGAATATCCTGCATATGACAAAGAAGTTTTTCCATTCAATATGGGCTATTGCCAAGTTG GGTCTCATGTTGCTTATGATGATTCAATGAATCTAAGAAATATTTTGTGGCTGGCTCCATTGCCAAGTAATTCCACAAAAGCATGGCTGGCACCAG GAGTCCTAGTTGTATTAGATGCACATCCTGAGGGAATCATATACCAAGATCTCATACCTGATTATGTTCAAATTGCTAGGACACTCTATGAAG ATGATTTTGGGGAAGTTGTGGTTGATGTTAACTATCTCAACGTTGGAACCGACGTGCCTAAATTTCAAGTCTTCTTATGCTGA
- the LOC140835106 gene encoding uncharacterized protein isoform X1: MLTALTFSELTPPIPCPLMMSILEEFHRTLYISVWPGLFVSPYILEPFVCQMKNLTPVHDELSFKRKHDEWNKLIVEEGTTLMTMLKEVDFELHVQEPFFSQLSDGLKIVEGRCAVGVYRRIKPGGVILLNKCVMFQVQDVHQYASFHDLLEAESLEKVLPGVKSIEEGVQIYRAFYSEEKESSNGVIAICVRKPTSQLYQIMKSIIQGLSYVGIQRLLGFVHSVGTVPELLPPPPSTLLSTFLELHNPHVKSSTLTAGARALAKHASRSSKGYWGTLRGSDSEKNRHSLDVISCLLSHCTWLNIHIVPPHGIVLEIRIAEGYGARWSEDGTKVYDFIGFLEPYMVDGFLKGWKH; this comes from the exons ATGCTTACTGCGCTAACCTTCTCAGAGCTGACCCCTCCGATCCCCTGCCCACTAATGATG AGCATTTTAGAGGAATTCCATCGTACCCTTTATATAAGCGTGTGGCCCGGTCTCTTTGTCAGTCCATATATTCTGGAGCCTTTTGTGTGTCAAATGAAGAACTTGACACCAGTGCATGATGAGTTGTCCTTCAAGAGGAAACATGACGAATGGAATAAGCTGATTGTGGAAGAGGGTACCACTTTAATGACA aTGCTGAAAGAAGTGGACTTTGAGCTTCACGTGCAGGAGCCTTTCTTTTCCCAGCTCAGCG ATGGACTAAAAATTGTTGAAGGAAGGTGTGCTGTTGGTGTCTACAGAAG AATCAAGCCTGGCGGTGTAATTCTGCTCAACAAATGTGTGATGTTTCAAGTTCAG GATGTCCACCAATATGCTTCATTTCATGATCTGTTGGAAGCAGAGAGTCTTGAAAAAGTTCTTCCAGGAGTAAAAAGTATTGAAGAAG GTGTGCAAATCTATAGAGCCTTTTACTCTGAAGAGAAGGAAAGTTCAAACGGTGTCATTGCTATATGTGTCAGAAAACCAACTTCCCAGCTATACCAAATAATGAAGTCCATTATTCAA GGACTGAGCTATGTAGGAATTCAAAGACTACTGGGCTTTGTCCATTCTGTCGGAACAGTTCCTGAACTACTTCCTCCCCCACCATCCACTCTGCTCTCCACCTTTTTGGAACTACATAATCCACAT gTAAAAAGTTCAACCTTGACAGCTGGTGCCAGGGCCCTAGCAAAGCATGCCAGTAGAAGCAGCAAAGGATACTGGGGTACCTTACGTGGAAGTG ATTCTGAAAAAAATAGGCACTCTCTGGATGTCATCAGTTGCTTATTGAGTCATTGTACCTGGCTAAACATTCATATCGTTCCACCTCATGGAATCGTGTTAGAGATCAGAATTGCTGAAGGTTATGGTGCACGATGGTCTGAAGATGGGACTAAAGTATACGAT TTCATAGGATTTCTTGAGCCATATATGGTGGATGGTTTCTTGAAGGGCTGGAAGCATTAG
- the LOC140835106 gene encoding uncharacterized protein isoform X3: MMPLNQMSILEEFHRTLYISVWPGLFVSPYILEPFVCQMKNLTPVHDELSFKRKHDEWNKLIVEEGTTLMTMLKEVDFELHVQEPFFSQLSDGLKIVEGRCAVGVYRRIKPGGVILLNKCVMFQVQDVHQYASFHDLLEAESLEKVLPGVKSIEEGVQIYRAFYSEEKESSNGVIAICVRKPTSQLYQIMKSIIQGLSYVGIQRLLGFVHSVGTVPELLPPPPSTLLSTFLELHNPHVKSSTLTAGARALAKHASRSSKGYWGTLRGSDSEKNRHSLDVISCLLSHCTWLNIHIVPPHGIVLEIRIAEGYGARWSEDGTKVYDFIGFLEPYMVDGFLKGWKH, encoded by the exons ATGATGCCACTAAACCAAATG AGCATTTTAGAGGAATTCCATCGTACCCTTTATATAAGCGTGTGGCCCGGTCTCTTTGTCAGTCCATATATTCTGGAGCCTTTTGTGTGTCAAATGAAGAACTTGACACCAGTGCATGATGAGTTGTCCTTCAAGAGGAAACATGACGAATGGAATAAGCTGATTGTGGAAGAGGGTACCACTTTAATGACA aTGCTGAAAGAAGTGGACTTTGAGCTTCACGTGCAGGAGCCTTTCTTTTCCCAGCTCAGCG ATGGACTAAAAATTGTTGAAGGAAGGTGTGCTGTTGGTGTCTACAGAAG AATCAAGCCTGGCGGTGTAATTCTGCTCAACAAATGTGTGATGTTTCAAGTTCAG GATGTCCACCAATATGCTTCATTTCATGATCTGTTGGAAGCAGAGAGTCTTGAAAAAGTTCTTCCAGGAGTAAAAAGTATTGAAGAAG GTGTGCAAATCTATAGAGCCTTTTACTCTGAAGAGAAGGAAAGTTCAAACGGTGTCATTGCTATATGTGTCAGAAAACCAACTTCCCAGCTATACCAAATAATGAAGTCCATTATTCAA GGACTGAGCTATGTAGGAATTCAAAGACTACTGGGCTTTGTCCATTCTGTCGGAACAGTTCCTGAACTACTTCCTCCCCCACCATCCACTCTGCTCTCCACCTTTTTGGAACTACATAATCCACAT gTAAAAAGTTCAACCTTGACAGCTGGTGCCAGGGCCCTAGCAAAGCATGCCAGTAGAAGCAGCAAAGGATACTGGGGTACCTTACGTGGAAGTG ATTCTGAAAAAAATAGGCACTCTCTGGATGTCATCAGTTGCTTATTGAGTCATTGTACCTGGCTAAACATTCATATCGTTCCACCTCATGGAATCGTGTTAGAGATCAGAATTGCTGAAGGTTATGGTGCACGATGGTCTGAAGATGGGACTAAAGTATACGAT TTCATAGGATTTCTTGAGCCATATATGGTGGATGGTTTCTTGAAGGGCTGGAAGCATTAG